One stretch of Leptospira hartskeerlii DNA includes these proteins:
- a CDS encoding reverse transcriptase domain-containing protein: MANEIKQRKLKKYSIEEKTKIVTTFRDQIRNIYDPEKCIKSVQSIIKSLLSTQGYINLEISKFVSPYMIGEALIRLNRNSSRGLDEIDIYHRMKKGIRVCRAISKRVQNGKYSPSPYKIIEFVKDPSDPSRTRKIGIFSTTEKVIQTLLKCILEPIYEPEFLSNSFAYRPGKSPQKAFEWLSEGLKSGDYKYCIKIDIKKYFDSIDHEPLLRILEEKVKSPEILSYIEEFLKSSKLEKYQFIENSRGTPQGSVLGPLLSNIYLHEILDKPVKDNFPEILFVRFADDIIFFSKSKEETFKLLRFVTVNLKKYNLGISDKIRKLLFDLEKDEIHFLGYTISKTDKGIQITPNEMRIIERCEKYLNIFYETISTYKDDSVIDLREYKQEEIPVSVRNINIFYLIDRFKSSIQLYRNQYSDESNILTNKLEEVKLELKTLLFNNITDRKRIWDVIHYYENRMGLGTSKREEKQVVIT; the protein is encoded by the coding sequence ATGGCTAATGAAATAAAACAGCGTAAGCTGAAAAAATATTCAATAGAAGAAAAAACGAAAATAGTTACAACTTTCAGAGATCAGATAAGAAATATCTATGATCCTGAAAAGTGTATAAAATCTGTTCAATCTATAATTAAGTCCCTGCTATCTACTCAGGGCTATATTAATCTAGAAATATCAAAATTCGTGTCCCCTTATATGATTGGGGAAGCACTCATTCGACTTAATAGAAATTCCTCCAGAGGACTTGATGAAATAGATATATACCATCGAATGAAAAAAGGTATTCGAGTTTGTAGGGCTATTTCCAAAAGGGTTCAAAATGGTAAATATTCTCCTTCTCCCTATAAGATAATTGAGTTTGTTAAAGACCCTTCAGATCCTTCAAGGACTCGTAAAATAGGGATATTCTCTACAACAGAGAAGGTTATCCAGACCCTTCTCAAATGCATTCTGGAGCCAATTTACGAGCCAGAATTCCTTTCTAATAGTTTTGCCTATCGCCCTGGAAAATCGCCTCAGAAAGCTTTTGAATGGCTCTCAGAGGGTTTAAAATCAGGGGACTACAAATACTGTATTAAAATCGATATTAAGAAGTATTTCGACTCAATTGATCATGAACCACTTCTTAGAATCCTAGAAGAAAAAGTAAAGAGTCCTGAGATTCTCAGCTATATAGAAGAGTTTTTAAAATCTTCTAAGTTAGAAAAATACCAGTTTATAGAAAACTCCCGAGGCACACCACAAGGGTCTGTATTAGGACCATTACTCTCCAATATCTACTTACATGAAATTTTAGATAAACCAGTAAAAGATAATTTTCCAGAGATCCTTTTTGTACGATTCGCTGATGATATTATTTTCTTTAGTAAATCAAAAGAGGAAACATTTAAGCTCCTTAGATTCGTAACTGTAAACTTAAAAAAGTATAACTTAGGTATCTCTGATAAGATCAGGAAGTTATTATTTGATTTAGAGAAAGATGAGATTCATTTCTTAGGTTACACAATCAGTAAAACAGATAAAGGAATACAAATTACTCCTAATGAAATGAGGATTATAGAAAGATGTGAGAAGTATCTTAATATATTCTATGAAACAATCTCAACTTATAAAGATGATTCAGTAATAGATTTAAGAGAATATAAACAAGAAGAAATACCGGTATCAGTTAGGAATATTAACATATTCTATCTGATAGATAGGTTTAAATCTTCTATTCAACTATATCGAAACCAATATTCAGATGAGTCAAATATACTAACTAATAAACTAGAAGAGGTAAAACTAGAACTTAAAACATTACTATTTAACAATATAACAGATAGAAAAAGAATCTGGGATGTTATTCACTATTACGAAAATAGAATGGGATTAGGTACTAGTAAAAGGGAGGAAAAGCAGGTAGTAATTACCTGA
- a CDS encoding SOS response-associated peptidase: MCSRVAQSNRWSKAQPFLFAKPGKDTKSRYNITLTDKADIILKPGIDYTVEDATFWLINEGSKSFKYAMQYSTFNAKSETIFELKSFKSKIYNQRCIIPVDAFYESKGPSGNKQPYVFRLKDKQPFGFAGVFSKWLNPDIGSEIVTFAIITTEANELVAKYHEKKRMPVILPPESYESWLDEKLSHKEDISLFFQTYPASEMEVFPVSKQVISTKNRIFDEECLKEVYLEENSPELF; encoded by the coding sequence ATGTGTTCCCGCGTTGCTCAGTCTAATCGATGGTCAAAAGCTCAACCCTTTCTTTTTGCTAAGCCAGGTAAGGATACTAAAAGCAGGTATAATATTACGCTTACTGATAAGGCCGATATTATTTTAAAACCGGGTATTGATTACACAGTCGAGGATGCTACATTCTGGCTTATAAATGAAGGTTCTAAAAGCTTTAAGTATGCTATGCAGTATTCTACCTTTAATGCTAAAAGTGAAACTATCTTCGAACTTAAATCCTTTAAGAGTAAAATCTATAATCAACGTTGTATAATTCCAGTTGATGCTTTTTACGAATCTAAGGGACCCTCGGGAAATAAACAACCTTACGTTTTTCGGTTAAAGGATAAGCAACCCTTTGGTTTTGCTGGTGTTTTTTCGAAATGGTTAAATCCTGATATCGGTTCTGAGATTGTTACCTTTGCTATTATTACCACGGAAGCTAATGAACTAGTAGCTAAGTATCACGAAAAAAAGCGTATGCCGGTTATTCTTCCTCCGGAAAGCTACGAATCCTGGTTAGATGAAAAATTATCCCATAAGGAAGATATCTCCCTATTTTTCCAGACATACCCTGCGTCTGAAATGGAAGTCTTTCCTGTTTCTAAGCAAGTTATTAGCACTAAAAACCGGATCTTTGATGAAGAATGCTTAAAAGAAGTATATCTAGAAGAAAATTCCCCTGAACTTTTCTGA
- a CDS encoding LexA family protein — MSQAQIKIERSTVKIPLLRTRLTAGFPKPSDDYFQKRLDPKDLLEINPATTFYMRISGDTWNEYGIFDGDHVVIDRSIPPSNGKIAVVTYAGNFTLRRIGKIGDRFCFLVKDQNSNLIPIEPDSEVEIWGIISFGIHRF; from the coding sequence ATGAGTCAAGCTCAAATTAAAATAGAAAGATCCACTGTTAAAATTCCTTTATTACGGACACGTTTAACAGCAGGTTTTCCAAAACCTTCTGATGATTATTTTCAGAAACGATTGGACCCAAAAGATTTGTTGGAAATAAACCCGGCTACTACGTTTTATATGCGAATTTCCGGAGATACGTGGAATGAATATGGGATATTCGACGGAGATCATGTAGTAATCGACCGCTCTATCCCTCCTAGTAACGGAAAGATAGCTGTAGTTACGTATGCAGGTAACTTTACTCTTCGTCGGATCGGTAAAATAGGAGACCGGTTTTGTTTCCTTGTTAAAGACCAGAATTCAAATCTAATTCCTATCGAACCAGACAGTGAAGTAGAGATATGGGGGATCATTTCCTTTGGAATCCACAGATTCTAA
- a CDS encoding Y-family DNA polymerase, producing the protein MESTDSKKDRIFALVDVNNFYVSCERLFRPDLKGKAVVVMSNNDGCAVSRSEEAKALGIRMGMPVFQARDLLNGKELITLSSNYTVYGDLSLRFQEVLETFCPDVEPYSIDESFLELTSITRAKVDLIAYGKEIKSRVEQWLGLPVCVGLGSTKTLAKVANYLAKENKEREGVFFIGTGENTKTVLSNVPVSEIWGIGPAYQGLLASIGVRNAWEFSQLRKDWIRKNMTVVGLRTAYELTGYACYEIENLPQTKKEIVVARAYGERIQDLESLIEATCTYLTRAVEKLWKEDRYARTLTIYIRTDPFKTDEKQYSQAVRVEIPVATRSLFELQDYCIQSLKQIYRPDVLYKKSGVMLSDLVSEDQIQNDLFYTESNDRLTEAVVGINKLFYSGKIRTAITGFGKRNWRMRRGTISPYFTSNWKDIPVISVNS; encoded by the coding sequence TTGGAATCCACAGATTCTAAGAAGGACCGGATCTTTGCTTTAGTCGATGTAAACAACTTCTATGTATCTTGTGAGCGACTCTTTAGACCAGATTTGAAGGGGAAAGCTGTTGTAGTCATGTCCAACAATGATGGATGTGCTGTATCTAGAAGTGAGGAAGCTAAAGCCCTTGGAATAAGAATGGGGATGCCAGTCTTCCAAGCGAGAGATCTTTTAAACGGAAAAGAACTAATAACTCTTTCTAGTAACTATACGGTTTATGGAGATCTATCTTTGCGTTTCCAGGAAGTATTGGAAACATTTTGTCCGGATGTTGAGCCTTATTCGATCGATGAATCTTTTCTCGAATTAACTTCTATTACACGAGCGAAGGTTGATCTTATTGCATATGGAAAGGAAATAAAGTCTCGTGTAGAGCAATGGTTAGGTCTTCCTGTCTGCGTAGGTCTTGGTTCCACAAAGACATTAGCGAAGGTGGCTAATTATCTCGCTAAAGAAAATAAGGAAAGAGAAGGAGTCTTTTTCATTGGCACTGGAGAGAACACTAAGACTGTATTATCAAATGTTCCGGTGTCCGAAATTTGGGGAATAGGTCCTGCTTATCAAGGTTTACTTGCTTCAATTGGAGTAAGGAACGCTTGGGAATTTAGTCAGCTACGGAAAGATTGGATTCGAAAGAATATGACTGTAGTTGGACTCCGAACAGCATATGAACTAACTGGTTACGCTTGCTATGAAATAGAAAACCTTCCTCAAACTAAAAAAGAAATCGTTGTGGCAAGGGCTTATGGAGAAAGAATTCAAGATTTAGAATCTCTGATAGAGGCTACTTGCACCTACCTTACCCGAGCAGTCGAAAAGCTCTGGAAAGAAGACAGGTATGCGAGAACTCTAACAATATACATTCGCACAGATCCATTTAAGACCGATGAAAAACAATATTCTCAAGCCGTTAGAGTAGAAATCCCTGTTGCCACGAGGAGTCTCTTTGAGCTGCAAGATTATTGTATACAATCTTTAAAACAAATATATCGCCCAGATGTTTTGTATAAGAAATCAGGAGTAATGCTTTCTGATCTCGTAAGTGAAGATCAGATACAAAATGATTTATTTTATACCGAATCTAATGACCGGCTTACAGAAGCTGTTGTTGGCATTAACAAGCTATTCTATTCTGGGAAAATCAGAACAGCCATTACAGGCTTTGGAAAAAGAAATTGGCGAATGAGACGAGGGACAATTTCTCCTTATTTCACTTCAAACTGGAAAGACATACCTGTAATCTCTGTGAATTCGTAG
- a CDS encoding helix-turn-helix transcriptional regulator has product MASKNTEILFGAKAKAIIEASGDTQVVAASKLGLSVPGLGSITQNRVKTTSHEVLMALVNEYHVDLLYLVDNDIPVLPIRYSSSKERMKPENDENKTFYDLIITTRGLKEIVHNLLKISPKKRKAIGDMIATLTEKDED; this is encoded by the coding sequence ATGGCTTCAAAAAACACAGAAATATTATTTGGTGCGAAGGCTAAGGCAATTATAGAGGCATCCGGTGATACGCAAGTAGTAGCCGCAAGCAAGTTGGGGTTATCAGTTCCCGGATTAGGGAGCATTACTCAAAACAGAGTTAAGACAACTTCTCACGAAGTTCTAATGGCATTGGTTAATGAATACCATGTCGATTTACTCTATTTAGTTGATAACGATATTCCGGTACTTCCGATTCGCTACAGTTCTTCAAAAGAAAGAATGAAGCCCGAAAACGATGAAAACAAAACCTTTTATGACTTAATCATAACAACTAGAGGTTTAAAAGAAATTGTTCATAATCTCTTGAAAATTTCTCCGAAAAAGAGAAAAGCTATTGGCGATATGATTGCGACTTTAACAGAAAAAGATGAAGATTAA
- a CDS encoding STAS-like domain-containing protein, with protein MEAIDVGNTFYHRLVNRDRQQGDGKHTAVEFREKFLTKFDNIESWKNISATITFDFKNVQKIGPSFANEAFAYFMKYANPSNFEKVIKFINISKVAEMIIKEELQTGYSKK; from the coding sequence ATGGAAGCGATAGATGTAGGCAATACTTTCTATCATCGATTAGTCAATAGAGATAGACAGCAGGGCGATGGTAAACATACGGCTGTTGAATTTCGTGAAAAGTTTTTAACGAAATTTGATAATATAGAGAGCTGGAAGAATATATCTGCAACGATTACGTTTGATTTTAAAAATGTTCAAAAAATTGGACCTTCATTCGCAAATGAAGCTTTTGCATATTTTATGAAATATGCAAACCCATCAAATTTCGAGAAAGTTATAAAATTTATAAATATTTCAAAAGTAGCCGAAATGATTATAAAAGAAGAGCTTCAAACTGGCTATTCTAAAAAATGA
- a CDS encoding transposase, with protein MQQTLLKPEIYLENEVSNSIYRKSETWSELGISLRLNPNKPSKYLTLVTEESRVEGKKNTERNPKNLRKHLSSIRLSRKLQSGIDTDFYEKITKKFLDDFYPKKCNNPSCEERILDKEISTRPDIIRCSKCHRQQSRLSYTPLMGLKLPLYMFGVVFHESFLQFPKVITATEISKRLGIEYKSALKLKRRFQLFCSDHLPKYKVLTYRALEEEYKGFKLNPDTETDVAPKMGLKPYVSADACVLYSASQRANKGRSRYRYGGLTSSIFLSPKLGGKQVGTLVHGICIQNGPAFFESVSDTKANTIGPLLVEQIPYSVPLFTDSGYPWLYNIYKNHRSVNHSAKSSEARYKLARNRFCKLSVHNQVIEGSFRLLKSSFSSYCYIKPEYSKLYLDEFSFIKTSKFFGLDCITERCFGSQFSWEGRSTGAREATVVRIGQEK; from the coding sequence ATGCAGCAGACTCTTTTAAAACCAGAAATTTATTTAGAAAATGAAGTTTCTAATAGTATATACAGAAAATCTGAAACTTGGTCGGAATTAGGCATATCTCTAAGGTTGAATCCTAACAAACCTTCAAAATATTTAACTTTAGTAACTGAAGAGAGTAGGGTAGAAGGTAAAAAGAATACAGAGCGCAATCCTAAGAATTTAAGAAAACATCTCTCCTCTATTAGACTGTCTAGAAAGCTTCAATCAGGTATTGACACAGACTTCTATGAAAAAATAACTAAAAAGTTCTTAGATGATTTCTATCCAAAGAAATGTAATAACCCTTCTTGCGAAGAAAGAATATTAGATAAAGAAATCTCTACTAGACCAGATATAATTCGCTGTAGTAAATGCCACCGACAACAGTCTCGTCTTAGTTATACACCTTTAATGGGATTGAAACTACCTCTATATATGTTCGGAGTAGTATTCCATGAATCTTTTTTACAGTTTCCTAAAGTTATTACAGCTACAGAGATTTCTAAAAGACTTGGAATAGAATATAAGAGTGCATTAAAACTAAAGAGAAGATTCCAGTTATTCTGTTCTGATCATTTACCAAAATATAAAGTTCTTACTTATAGAGCTTTAGAAGAGGAATACAAGGGTTTTAAACTTAATCCTGATACAGAAACAGATGTAGCTCCTAAAATGGGCTTAAAACCCTATGTATCGGCTGATGCTTGCGTTTTATACAGTGCTAGTCAGAGAGCTAATAAAGGTAGATCTAGATACAGATATGGTGGATTAACTAGTTCTATATTTCTTAGTCCTAAGCTTGGTGGTAAGCAAGTCGGAACATTGGTTCATGGTATTTGTATACAAAATGGTCCAGCTTTCTTTGAGAGTGTTTCAGATACTAAAGCTAATACAATAGGACCACTGTTAGTAGAACAAATTCCTTATAGTGTACCGCTTTTTACAGATTCTGGTTATCCTTGGCTTTATAATATTTATAAGAATCATAGATCTGTAAACCACTCAGCAAAAAGTAGTGAAGCGAGATACAAACTAGCTAGGAATCGATTCTGTAAACTATCAGTTCATAATCAGGTAATCGAAGGAAGTTTTAGATTATTAAAGTCATCCTTTAGTAGTTACTGTTATATAAAACCTGAATATAGTAAGTTATACTTGGATGAATTTAGTTTTATTAAGACTTCTAAGTTTTTTGGATTAGATTGTATTACTGAGAGGTGTTTCGGATCTCAATTTTCCTGGGAGGGACGATCTACCGGAGCAAGGGAAGCGACGGTGGTGAGGATAGGACAGGAAAAATGA
- a CDS encoding TetR/AcrR family transcriptional regulator encodes MENSPVIETLDISTDPELTPDQDPIYESHKEPQEEKLNKKQDESKEKIIRSALKLFAERGFFETRIPEISAHAKVGVGTMYRHFRNKDHLFNEAFRISFFLSYPHHRRFPCSGRSSLPGKLRSETPLSNTI; translated from the coding sequence ATGGAAAATAGTCCCGTGATAGAAACCCTAGATATTTCCACAGATCCCGAGCTCACGCCCGATCAGGATCCCATATACGAATCACACAAAGAACCTCAGGAAGAGAAGCTAAATAAGAAACAGGATGAGTCCAAAGAGAAAATCATACGTTCTGCTCTTAAGTTATTTGCAGAAAGAGGGTTTTTCGAAACAAGGATCCCTGAAATTTCTGCTCATGCAAAAGTTGGAGTTGGGACTATGTATCGCCACTTCCGGAACAAGGATCATCTTTTCAACGAAGCATTTCGGATCTCATTTTTCCTGTCCTATCCTCACCACCGTCGCTTCCCTTGCTCCGGTAGATCGTCCCTCCCAGGAAAATTGAGATCCGAAACACCTCTCAGTAATACAATCTAA
- a CDS encoding histidine kinase N-terminal 7TM domain-containing protein codes for MSVAPSLALLCSAIFFYIKSDRRKLSLAFTSIASLMALWSILLFCLESGLNLEFKLIIVHLIPIPPLFIPYLVNYIIRNYSNPNNLTPIPYRFAIAHIVAIILFSILFVLKIESPFSFNGSSFYFQGGLIYNLSIFYIYTALVWGMGRIIYNMFKGNYFEKLHSIYLFTGILFSCLFSIGFLLFSSSKELVHNSILAIGLIFFLWFSWIPVTKYRLFNVDIEDFGKDLRSPRISSIVITINRYLLNKIDPIGYKEICDRYEKLKAEELKHIQMSGIQRLLLGKVSPIEYLAEASEKITKLFFN; via the coding sequence TTGTCCGTAGCACCTTCTTTAGCTCTTCTTTGCTCAGCGATATTTTTTTATATTAAATCTGACAGACGAAAGCTCTCTTTAGCCTTCACTTCAATTGCTTCTTTAATGGCCTTATGGTCAATATTGTTATTCTGCTTAGAATCAGGACTAAATCTTGAATTTAAATTAATCATAGTGCATTTAATTCCAATTCCTCCTCTTTTCATTCCATATTTAGTGAACTATATTATTCGAAACTATTCAAATCCAAATAACTTAACGCCGATCCCATATCGCTTTGCAATAGCCCATATCGTTGCAATTATTCTATTTTCGATATTATTTGTTCTGAAGATAGAATCCCCATTTTCATTCAATGGATCTTCATTTTATTTTCAAGGTGGCTTAATCTATAATCTTTCTATATTTTATATTTATACTGCACTTGTTTGGGGAATGGGCAGGATCATTTATAATATGTTCAAAGGAAATTATTTCGAAAAACTTCATTCTATTTATCTTTTTACGGGAATTTTATTCTCCTGTCTATTCTCCATCGGGTTTCTCTTATTCAGCTCCTCAAAAGAATTGGTCCATAATTCAATTTTGGCCATCGGATTAATTTTTTTCCTATGGTTTAGTTGGATACCTGTTACAAAGTACAGATTGTTTAACGTAGACATAGAGGATTTCGGGAAAGATCTTAGAAGTCCTAGAATTTCTTCAATTGTTATAACAATTAATCGATATCTGTTAAATAAAATCGATCCAATCGGATACAAAGAAATCTGCGACAGATACGAAAAATTAAAAGCGGAAGAACTTAAACATATTCAAATGTCCGGCATTCAGCGCCTCTTATTGGGCAAAGTTTCACCAATTGAATATTTAGCGGAGGCTTCTGAAAAGATAACAAAATTATTTTTTAATTAG
- a CDS encoding TetR/AcrR family transcriptional regulator: MPVVRDPEDKKERILTSALRLFTEKGFEGTPIPDLAKDAGIGAGTIYRYYKNKEELVNELYRFWKNKLRETLAENYPEKAKSKDLFVHLWKALATFYHRYPEAFEFLELHYHSPYLDQASKKATSQTMEFICTFLEQAKAKGDIKSDLGSMELVSLCYGSFVGMVKMAKGGYIRLSAETLQASGLTLWKALAK, encoded by the coding sequence ATGCCAGTAGTTCGAGATCCTGAAGATAAAAAAGAAAGAATACTAACCTCTGCCTTAAGGTTATTCACCGAAAAAGGTTTTGAAGGAACTCCTATACCGGATCTAGCCAAAGATGCAGGTATAGGTGCCGGAACTATATATAGATATTATAAGAATAAAGAAGAATTGGTAAACGAACTCTATCGTTTCTGGAAAAACAAATTAAGAGAAACTCTTGCAGAAAATTATCCTGAAAAAGCAAAATCCAAGGACTTATTCGTTCATTTATGGAAGGCACTCGCAACCTTCTATCACCGTTACCCGGAAGCTTTTGAGTTTTTAGAATTACACTACCATTCTCCTTATTTGGACCAGGCAAGCAAGAAGGCAACTTCTCAAACTATGGAGTTCATTTGTACATTCTTAGAACAAGCAAAAGCCAAAGGAGATATCAAATCTGACCTTGGTTCCATGGAGCTTGTTTCCTTATGTTATGGAAGTTTTGTAGGAATGGTGAAGATGGCCAAGGGTGGTTATATCCGCCTTTCCGCTGAGACATTACAAGCTTCCGGCCTAACTCTCTGGAAAGCATTGGCAAAATAA
- the murB gene encoding UDP-N-acetylmuramate dehydrogenase yields MAILSEIQIRELKNSLENSGLPYRENQDLSVHCSFKIGGISPIMVEPETQEQILETLSLFKKLDLPWKILGGGTNILISDHPNDFVILKLSGGFKEYKEMEEGFFQVGAATNTTPVFRQISQKGYTGAEFLSTIPGWTGGAVIQNAGCYGGELFDLIQEVEFLRNGEVLKRKPSEIEHGYRFTEFLKRKDSIILSILIKLKPGNLEEIEASLKEKRDKRNSSQPQNKKSAGSMFKNPKIFDEQGKEIKAWQFIDKVGLRGLQIGGAQISPEHCNFIVNTGGAKASDVYGLVNTVQEKVEKETGVILQREVEYFGSIP; encoded by the coding sequence GTGGCCATTCTTTCCGAAATACAGATCCGAGAACTAAAGAATTCCCTGGAAAATTCCGGTCTACCCTACCGGGAAAATCAGGATTTGAGCGTTCATTGCTCCTTTAAGATCGGAGGAATATCTCCCATAATGGTCGAACCTGAAACCCAGGAACAAATCCTGGAAACTCTATCCTTATTCAAAAAGCTGGACCTGCCTTGGAAGATACTCGGAGGCGGCACCAATATTTTAATCTCAGATCATCCGAATGATTTTGTGATCTTAAAGCTTTCCGGTGGATTTAAAGAATACAAAGAAATGGAAGAAGGTTTCTTCCAAGTGGGAGCCGCAACGAATACAACTCCAGTGTTCCGACAAATCTCTCAGAAGGGATATACAGGCGCAGAATTTTTAAGCACGATCCCAGGTTGGACAGGCGGAGCAGTCATCCAAAATGCAGGATGTTATGGAGGAGAACTTTTCGATCTCATCCAAGAAGTGGAATTCTTAAGAAACGGAGAAGTTCTCAAAAGAAAACCTTCCGAGATAGAACACGGCTATCGATTCACCGAATTCTTAAAAAGGAAAGATTCTATTATTCTTTCCATTCTAATTAAATTGAAACCGGGAAATTTAGAGGAAATTGAAGCTTCTCTCAAAGAAAAAAGAGATAAACGAAATTCTTCTCAACCTCAGAACAAAAAAAGTGCCGGTTCCATGTTCAAAAACCCTAAGATATTCGACGAACAAGGAAAAGAGATCAAAGCTTGGCAATTTATAGACAAGGTAGGCCTGAGAGGTTTACAAATAGGTGGGGCTCAAATCTCTCCGGAGCATTGTAATTTTATAGTGAATACTGGAGGAGCAAAGGCCTCCGATGTATATGGACTTGTAAATACCGTCCAAGAAAAAGTGGAAAAAGAAACCGGTGTCATATTACAAAGAGAAGTGGAATACTTCGGTTCCATTCCTTAA